In Chryseobacterium gotjawalense, the following are encoded in one genomic region:
- a CDS encoding response regulator — protein MMNFKNNLLYGLGLSLVLLFISSLASYISIRNLIENSAMIKNSNRIIQDLDHVFSLVKDAETGQRGYLLSGDLRFLEPYNNAKEKISDGVNALSSEVTNTNRQSKNLEKLQASIDSRIDILDRNLNYKKEGKTVPPEQLLSGKKYMDEIRNTVSVMQKEEQAILKSRTENMDKFASFTPWLIIISAILAITITLVFYRKVSQDFSEKTQLTQELEKKNEETENRLIAIENVAAQISGGNYDILWDQNAQETLGSVAGPLNHMAESLQNSFKTLEEREWLSSSIAHLNDRMMGEKNMEALAADVLGYLTTNTHSHVAAIYLQAEDNQLHLTGSYAMTGSGVKKILKIGEGIAGEAFRSEKEILVQHIKDNGNTISYATGNTKPKNIIAIPITRHNTPLGVMELGAMHDYSPRQLEFLKAVAGNIGLAFYGSLSRIKLQELLEETQAQSEELQTQHSELENINAELEAQSQKLLASEEELRVQQEELMQSNQELEERTGLLEEKNILIEQRNIDIQQKSIELEQSTRYKSEFLANMSHELRTPLNSILLLSKLMTESEDLDEQYVEYAQVMQSSGQGLLTLIDEILDLSKIESGKMTLEINEVPVQEITADMQMLFKPMAKEKNLALNIETDAETTKILHTDKLRLEQVLKNLLSNAIKFTSEGSITLHVSSDDAKEKVYFKVTDTGIGIPKDKMRMVFEAFQQADGSTQRKYGGTGLGLSISRELARLLGGEIQLKSTEGEGSEFTLVVPVNFEEAAALSAQKQEEIPVYAVQEAEIQPERFVTDRIPQQIEDDRDDIKQGDKVILIIEDDTAFAKILLDFSRTKNYKVIVAVRGDAGIEMAQHFKPLAILLDIQLPVMDGWQVMEALKSNPETKPIPVHIMSSMKFKQESLLRGAVDFINKPFALEQMQDIFSKLENALNRSPKKVLIVEENEQHAKALSYFLSANNITTDIANNVSDSIESLHNREIDCVILDMGVPDRNAYETLETIKQNKGLEQLPIIVFTGKNLSKGEESRIKKYADSIVVKTAYSYQRILDEAGLFLHLVEEKNRKKHERISGFGNEGELRNILKDKTVLIADDDVRNIFSLTKALEMHGMKVLPAMDGKEALNALEKEPAVDVVLMDMMMPEMDGYETIREIRSTSEYKNLPVLAVTSKAMMGDREKCIAVGASDYISKPVDIDQLVSLLRVWLYDKI, from the coding sequence ATGATGAATTTTAAAAATAATCTTCTTTACGGACTTGGACTGTCTTTAGTCCTTTTATTTATAAGCTCTCTGGCATCGTATATCAGCATCAGAAACCTGATCGAGAACTCTGCGATGATAAAGAACAGCAACCGTATCATTCAGGATCTGGACCATGTTTTTTCGCTCGTAAAAGATGCTGAAACCGGCCAGCGCGGATATCTGTTAAGCGGAGACCTGCGGTTTCTGGAGCCCTACAATAATGCGAAGGAAAAAATATCAGATGGTGTTAACGCGTTATCTTCTGAGGTCACCAATACCAACAGACAAAGCAAAAATCTGGAAAAACTTCAAGCCAGTATTGACTCGAGAATAGATATTCTGGACCGAAACCTGAATTATAAAAAAGAGGGTAAGACCGTACCGCCTGAGCAGCTGCTGAGCGGAAAAAAATACATGGACGAAATCCGCAATACCGTGTCGGTGATGCAGAAAGAAGAACAGGCCATCCTGAAGTCCCGCACAGAAAACATGGACAAGTTTGCGTCATTCACCCCATGGCTGATCATTATTTCGGCGATTTTGGCCATTACCATTACCTTGGTATTTTACCGCAAAGTTTCGCAGGATTTCAGTGAAAAAACGCAACTCACGCAGGAGCTTGAGAAAAAGAACGAAGAAACAGAAAACCGCCTGATCGCCATCGAAAACGTGGCGGCGCAAATCTCCGGCGGTAATTATGATATCCTTTGGGACCAAAACGCTCAGGAAACCCTCGGAAGCGTGGCCGGTCCGCTTAACCACATGGCCGAATCGCTTCAGAACTCATTCAAAACCCTGGAAGAAAGAGAATGGCTCAGTTCCTCCATTGCACACCTGAATGACCGCATGATGGGTGAAAAAAACATGGAAGCCCTTGCGGCAGATGTCCTGGGATACCTTACCACAAACACGCACAGCCATGTTGCTGCCATCTACCTGCAGGCAGAAGATAACCAGCTGCATCTTACAGGCAGTTATGCAATGACCGGCAGTGGCGTAAAGAAAATACTGAAAATTGGAGAAGGCATTGCAGGAGAGGCTTTCCGTTCCGAAAAGGAGATTCTGGTTCAGCACATTAAGGATAACGGGAACACCATCAGTTATGCAACAGGAAACACCAAACCGAAAAATATCATTGCGATACCCATTACCAGACACAACACGCCGCTCGGCGTTATGGAATTGGGTGCAATGCACGATTATTCTCCGCGGCAGCTGGAATTCCTTAAAGCGGTCGCCGGCAACATCGGTCTCGCGTTCTATGGAAGCCTGAGCAGGATTAAACTTCAGGAACTGCTGGAGGAAACACAGGCACAGTCAGAAGAACTGCAAACCCAACATTCTGAACTTGAAAACATCAATGCAGAACTGGAGGCACAGTCGCAGAAGCTTTTGGCTTCCGAAGAAGAACTTCGGGTACAGCAGGAAGAACTCATGCAGAGCAACCAGGAACTTGAAGAAAGAACCGGCTTACTGGAAGAAAAAAATATTCTGATTGAACAGCGCAATATTGACATTCAGCAGAAATCAATTGAACTGGAACAGAGCACCAGATATAAATCTGAATTTTTGGCGAATATGTCGCATGAACTGCGCACCCCGCTCAATTCCATTTTACTGCTTTCGAAATTAATGACTGAAAGCGAAGACCTCGATGAGCAATATGTAGAATATGCCCAGGTAATGCAGAGCTCCGGCCAGGGCTTACTGACGCTTATTGATGAAATTCTGGATCTGTCCAAAATTGAATCAGGCAAAATGACTCTGGAAATCAACGAGGTTCCTGTACAGGAAATCACGGCGGATATGCAGATGCTGTTTAAACCTATGGCAAAGGAAAAGAATCTGGCTTTAAATATAGAGACTGATGCTGAGACTACAAAAATTTTACACACCGACAAACTCCGTCTGGAGCAGGTTCTGAAAAACCTCCTTTCCAACGCCATCAAATTTACTTCGGAAGGAAGCATTACGCTGCACGTTTCCAGTGATGACGCGAAAGAAAAAGTATATTTCAAAGTCACCGACACCGGAATCGGAATCCCTAAAGACAAAATGAGAATGGTGTTTGAAGCATTCCAACAGGCAGACGGCTCTACCCAGCGCAAATATGGCGGTACCGGACTTGGGCTTTCCATCAGCCGCGAACTGGCGCGTTTGCTCGGAGGCGAAATACAGCTGAAAAGTACGGAAGGCGAAGGCAGCGAATTCACGCTCGTGGTGCCGGTAAATTTCGAAGAGGCAGCGGCTTTATCTGCTCAGAAGCAGGAAGAAATTCCCGTTTATGCAGTTCAGGAGGCAGAAATACAGCCGGAACGTTTTGTGACCGACCGTATTCCACAACAGATTGAGGATGACCGGGATGATATTAAGCAAGGCGACAAAGTGATTCTGATTATTGAAGACGACACTGCGTTTGCCAAAATACTTTTAGACTTTTCGAGGACTAAAAATTATAAAGTTATCGTGGCGGTGCGCGGCGACGCAGGCATCGAAATGGCGCAGCATTTCAAACCGCTCGCTATTTTGCTCGATATTCAGTTGCCGGTGATGGACGGTTGGCAGGTGATGGAAGCCTTGAAATCCAATCCGGAAACCAAGCCCATTCCTGTGCACATCATGTCCTCCATGAAATTTAAACAGGAAAGTTTATTGCGGGGAGCGGTAGATTTCATTAACAAACCCTTTGCTTTGGAACAGATGCAGGACATCTTCAGTAAACTGGAAAACGCACTGAACCGTTCGCCTAAAAAAGTTCTGATTGTAGAGGAAAATGAGCAGCATGCCAAAGCCTTAAGCTATTTCTTAAGTGCCAATAACATTACGACCGACATCGCCAATAATGTATCTGACAGCATCGAATCCCTGCACAACCGTGAAATCGACTGCGTGATTCTGGACATGGGCGTGCCCGACAGAAATGCGTATGAAACCCTCGAAACCATTAAGCAAAACAAAGGGCTTGAGCAGCTTCCAATCATTGTCTTCACCGGAAAAAACCTTTCCAAAGGGGAAGAAAGCCGGATTAAGAAATATGCAGATTCCATTGTAGTTAAAACCGCTTATTCGTATCAGCGGATTCTGGATGAAGCCGGCCTGTTCCTTCATTTGGTTGAAGAAAAAAACAGGAAAAAACACGAAAGAATTTCAGGATTCGGAAATGAAGGCGAATTGCGGAACATTCTGAAAGATAAAACCGTGCTGATCGCGGATGATGATGTGAGAAATATTTTCTCCCTCACCAAAGCTCTGGAAATGCACGGGATGAAAGTGCTGCCCGCAATGGACGGTAAAGAAGCCCTGAACGCATTAGAAAAAGAGCCTGCTGTCGATGTGGTGCTGATGGATATGATGATGCCCGAAATGGACGGCTACGAAACCATCCGCGAGATCAGGTCTACCTCTGAGTATAAAAACCTTCCGGTTCTGGCTGTCACCTCGAAAGCCATGATGGGCGACCGCGAAAAATGTATCGCGGTGGGCGCGTCAGACTATATTTCAAAACCTGTGGATATCGATCAGTTGGTTTCTCTGTTAAGAGTGTGGCTGTATGATAAAATCTAA
- a CDS encoding OmpA family protein: MRLNLTCLALAVVLPTAVFAQDSIKSSTGSYPNSYTSGSASVSPFTQESKRFNDWAISAGAGIPLMHSADLNSLKEFGAGQNLIGWSGYLSVDKAISHAFGLKLQYDKGETRQGAVNTKDHVASPNGDAGRTQYDAISILGDLNFSNLLRRVDNKSPYRWALHGYAGVGTLAYRAYRQNAGASYNQQLVTEIKPFKAGSLFGQGGAGLKYRASRSLDLEARGMYVYTGDDTFDGARTKGGSNSDNFINLTLGATLNLGKHESHVFWHDPLQEMYYRADVLAAKSQDIEVCKSGDADNDGVCDDWDRQLDTPQGARVDGAGVALDVDLDGVIDLYDKCVTVPGPVENNGCPTNSTSVVGDNTRVLEGIEFDFNSDRILPSNTPILNNAANYINSSAGAYNVIGGADTTGPAVYNQRLSEKRANNVKNYLIQNGVPSGKIDAIGRGETNLKYPECNPAGKCPEWKNRANRRVYFEAK, translated from the coding sequence ATGAGATTAAATTTAACATGTTTGGCACTAGCGGTAGTTTTACCGACGGCCGTATTTGCACAGGATTCAATAAAGAGTTCTACAGGTAGTTATCCCAATTCGTATACCTCCGGGTCTGCAAGTGTTTCACCTTTCACTCAGGAATCGAAGAGATTCAATGACTGGGCTATCTCAGCAGGGGCAGGTATTCCATTGATGCATTCAGCGGATTTAAACTCTCTTAAAGAGTTTGGAGCAGGTCAAAACCTTATCGGATGGTCTGGCTATCTGAGTGTAGATAAAGCGATTTCACATGCGTTCGGTCTTAAGTTACAGTACGACAAAGGGGAAACAAGACAGGGAGCTGTAAACACCAAAGACCATGTAGCTTCTCCCAATGGTGATGCTGGAAGAACACAGTATGATGCCATTTCAATTTTAGGTGATTTGAACTTTTCAAACCTTTTGAGAAGAGTTGATAACAAGTCTCCTTACAGATGGGCTTTGCACGGGTATGCAGGGGTAGGAACTTTAGCTTACAGGGCGTACAGACAAAACGCAGGAGCTTCTTATAACCAACAGTTGGTTACCGAAATCAAACCATTTAAGGCAGGCAGTTTATTCGGTCAGGGTGGTGCCGGTTTAAAATACCGTGCTTCCCGTTCACTGGATCTTGAAGCAAGAGGAATGTATGTGTATACAGGAGATGATACTTTCGATGGTGCACGCACCAAGGGTGGTAGTAATTCTGATAACTTCATTAACCTGACTTTAGGAGCTACCTTGAATTTGGGCAAACACGAATCCCATGTATTCTGGCATGATCCATTACAGGAAATGTATTACAGAGCAGATGTTTTGGCTGCAAAAAGCCAGGATATTGAAGTTTGTAAATCAGGTGATGCTGATAATGACGGAGTTTGTGATGACTGGGACAGACAGTTAGATACTCCTCAGGGAGCAAGAGTTGATGGTGCAGGTGTTGCTTTGGATGTTGATTTAGACGGCGTTATTGATTTGTATGACAAGTGTGTTACCGTTCCGGGACCTGTTGAAAACAACGGTTGTCCTACGAACTCCACTTCTGTAGTGGGTGATAACACAAGAGTTTTGGAAGGGATTGAATTCGATTTTAATTCTGACCGGATTTTGCCTTCTAATACCCCAATCCTTAATAATGCGGCTAACTATATTAATTCCTCTGCAGGAGCGTATAATGTGATTGGTGGAGCGGATACTACAGGACCTGCTGTTTATAATCAGAGACTTTCTGAAAAAAGAGCGAATAACGTTAAAAATTATTTAATCCAAAATGGCGTACCTTCAGGTAAAATCGACGCGATAGGAAGAGGTGAAACCAACCTTAAATATCCGGAATGTAACCCAGCGGGCAAATGTCCGGAATGGAAAAACAGAGCGAACAGAAGAGTTTATTTTGAAGCAAAATAA
- a CDS encoding response regulator: MKSEKEILIIDDDSKNIFALNAVLKAKKYQCVSALSAKQGLQLLSDNKNIGVVLMDMMMPEMDGYEAIGKMKNNEELKDIPVIAITAQAMTGDREKCLEAGADGYLSKPLNVDELMQVLQQLIP; encoded by the coding sequence ATGAAAAGTGAAAAGGAAATTCTTATCATCGACGATGATAGCAAAAACATCTTTGCGCTGAACGCTGTTCTGAAAGCAAAGAAATACCAGTGCGTTTCCGCACTAAGTGCAAAGCAGGGTCTACAGCTGCTTTCCGACAATAAAAATATCGGCGTGGTGCTGATGGACATGATGATGCCTGAAATGGACGGTTATGAAGCCATCGGTAAAATGAAAAACAACGAAGAGCTGAAAGACATTCCGGTGATTGCGATTACGGCTCAGGCCATGACAGGAGACCGGGAAAAATGCCTGGAAGCCGGTGCTGACGGCTACCTCTCAAAACCGTTGAATGTAGATGAACTGATGCAGGTGCTTCAACAATTAATCCCATAA
- a CDS encoding ATP-binding response regulator, with translation MILIVDDAPENIISLKKVLEKNGFEVDTASSGEEALKKILKKSYVLIILDVQMPGMDGFEVAEAISGYSKAKETAIIFLSAASANVNLITRGYSSGGLDYISKPVDMNILLLKVKTFYRIYEQSRALNEMQKALREEIEFRKEAERKKDEFISIASHELKTPMTSIKGYIQLLERSLDKNDIETVRTRLHKVQNQVEKLNLLIADLLDISKIESGKLKFNKKYFSFDHLLDHILEIMQQSNPQIKLVKKGNVEGNVYGDEMRIEQVIINFMTNAIKYAPDTEEIHISSMICGDEIYFSVRDFGMGMPKEHQQKIFDKFYRIEETSERFQGLGIGLYICQEIIERHEGTVGVNSAPGEGSEFYFSIPVNPVKEKNQYVQ, from the coding sequence ATGATTCTGATCGTAGATGATGCTCCCGAAAATATAATATCCTTAAAAAAAGTGCTCGAAAAAAACGGTTTTGAGGTAGATACCGCGTCATCCGGGGAAGAGGCACTGAAAAAAATACTTAAAAAATCATATGTCCTGATCATTCTTGATGTTCAGATGCCGGGAATGGACGGGTTTGAAGTAGCTGAAGCCATTTCGGGTTACAGCAAAGCAAAAGAAACTGCCATCATTTTTCTATCTGCTGCCAGCGCCAACGTCAACCTGATTACCCGCGGATATTCCTCCGGCGGACTAGATTATATCAGCAAACCTGTTGATATGAATATCCTGCTGCTGAAGGTGAAAACCTTCTACCGGATTTATGAGCAAAGCCGTGCGCTGAACGAAATGCAGAAAGCTCTGCGCGAAGAAATTGAGTTCAGAAAAGAAGCAGAACGGAAAAAAGATGAGTTCATCAGCATCGCCAGCCATGAACTGAAAACACCGATGACCAGCATTAAAGGCTATATTCAGCTTTTGGAACGGAGTTTGGATAAAAACGATATTGAAACCGTAAGAACCCGGCTGCATAAAGTACAGAATCAGGTTGAAAAATTAAATTTGCTCATTGCGGACCTTCTGGATATTTCGAAGATTGAAAGCGGAAAATTAAAGTTTAATAAAAAATATTTTTCTTTTGATCATCTGCTTGACCATATTCTTGAAATCATGCAGCAATCGAATCCCCAAATAAAACTCGTAAAGAAAGGAAATGTGGAAGGAAATGTTTACGGTGATGAAATGCGGATTGAACAGGTGATTATTAATTTTATGACGAATGCCATTAAATATGCACCCGACACTGAAGAAATCCACATCAGCTCCATGATATGCGGGGATGAAATTTACTTTTCGGTACGGGATTTCGGAATGGGTATGCCGAAGGAGCATCAGCAAAAAATCTTTGACAAATTTTACCGGATCGAGGAAACTTCCGAACGGTTTCAGGGACTGGGCATCGGGCTTTATATCTGTCAGGAAATCATAGAAAGGCATGAAGGAACAGTAGGCGTTAACAGCGCACCCGGTGAAGGATCTGAATTTTATTTTTCAATACCGGTAAATCCTGTGAAGGAAAAAAATCAATATGTACAATGA
- a CDS encoding IS1182 family transposase, protein MNDMNIKFKDYNQQQNWLFPPSIEELIPESHPVRIVNGIIEQLDLKLLIEEYSKDGKPSFHPKMMLKVMVYAYMDNTYSSRKIEKAMRENINFMWLSAQQVADHNTIARFRSKKLKTIFKDIFKQVVLLLAEEGLVSLKEVFTDGTKIESIAGRYTFVWGNAIKTRKEKMAEQLEQMWNYAQSIADEEDSDPTPPEFKTIDKDKIEKTAKKIEEIISKNPKASTKAKAKLRYIQKNFSQNLDKYEEQEKLLAGRGSYSKTDPDATFMRMKDDHMQNGQLKPAYNVQVSSESQFVIHYSLHQTTNDLNTLKPHLNTFEDLYQFLPEELTADAGYGSEENYDFLEEKNIETFVKYNTFDKEQGILKSKRKKINEDFHRDKLYYNEEKDQYICPMGQPMNKITNRNRKTKSGYAQTSSLYQAQNCNGCPLRGTCHKAQGNRVIERNQNLERHKDRVRENLLSELGEIKRRQRTADVEPVFAHIKSNRNFKRFTHIGIEKAELEFGLHALAHNLRKKSA, encoded by the coding sequence ATCAATGACATGAATATTAAATTTAAGGATTATAACCAACAACAAAACTGGTTATTCCCGCCATCAATCGAAGAGTTGATTCCTGAGAGTCATCCGGTTCGGATTGTCAATGGAATAATTGAGCAACTGGATCTGAAATTGCTCATTGAAGAATACAGCAAAGATGGCAAACCAAGCTTTCATCCCAAGATGATGCTTAAGGTGATGGTTTACGCTTATATGGATAATACGTATTCCAGCAGGAAGATCGAAAAAGCGATGCGCGAGAATATTAATTTCATGTGGCTATCGGCTCAACAGGTTGCAGACCATAATACTATTGCCCGTTTTCGGAGCAAGAAACTCAAGACTATTTTCAAAGATATTTTTAAACAGGTCGTCCTGTTATTAGCCGAGGAAGGACTCGTTAGTTTGAAAGAAGTTTTTACCGATGGCACCAAGATAGAGTCTATTGCCGGGAGGTACACCTTTGTTTGGGGCAATGCCATTAAAACCAGAAAAGAAAAGATGGCAGAGCAACTTGAGCAAATGTGGAACTATGCTCAAAGCATTGCTGATGAAGAAGACAGCGATCCTACGCCACCGGAGTTTAAAACCATCGATAAAGATAAAATAGAGAAGACCGCCAAGAAAATAGAAGAGATTATCAGCAAAAACCCGAAGGCTTCTACTAAAGCAAAGGCAAAACTGAGATACATTCAAAAGAATTTTTCTCAGAACCTGGATAAATACGAGGAGCAGGAAAAACTTTTAGCAGGTCGTGGCAGCTACAGCAAGACCGATCCCGACGCTACCTTTATGCGCATGAAAGATGATCATATGCAGAATGGGCAGCTTAAACCCGCCTACAATGTGCAGGTAAGTTCCGAATCCCAGTTCGTCATTCATTATAGTTTGCACCAAACCACCAACGATTTAAATACGCTCAAACCACACCTTAATACTTTTGAAGATCTTTATCAGTTTTTACCGGAAGAACTCACCGCTGATGCAGGTTACGGCAGTGAAGAAAACTATGATTTTCTGGAAGAAAAAAATATAGAAACCTTCGTAAAATACAACACCTTCGATAAGGAACAGGGGATTTTAAAATCGAAAAGAAAGAAAATCAACGAGGACTTCCATCGCGATAAACTCTATTATAACGAAGAGAAAGATCAATACATCTGTCCGATGGGACAACCAATGAACAAAATCACCAACCGAAATCGAAAAACCAAAAGCGGCTATGCTCAGACAAGCTCACTTTACCAAGCTCAAAACTGCAATGGTTGCCCGCTGCGAGGGACTTGCCATAAAGCCCAGGGAAACAGAGTAATAGAACGGAACCAAAATTTAGAACGGCATAAGGACAGAGTTCGGGAAAATCTCTTAAGTGAACTAGGTGAAATAAAACGCAGACAACGCACTGCCGATGTAGAGCCTGTATTCGCGCATATCAAATCCAACCGGAACTTCAAGCGTTTTACGCACATCGGAATAGAAAAAGCAGAACTGGAGTTCGGATTACACGCTTTAGCACATAATCTAAGAAAGAAAAGTGCTTAA